Part of the Vitis vinifera cultivar Pinot Noir 40024 chromosome 13, ASM3070453v1 genome is shown below.
GACAAACAGTGGATACTCTTAGCCAAAGAATGCTATGGGCTCTATCTTCATCTCAGGGCTAGAGGTGTAAGTTTCTCCTAAGGTTGTAGGTGGGCATAGAAAGTCATGAAAATCCCTCATTTCACAGAAAACTTGGTGGTCCAGAacttcttaattaattttggtAAGACTAAAGATCAAATTTTCAGGTTATGAAAGATATGGGAAACCCTTTAGGGGAGATTTTGTAAGTTTAGGGCAATATAATCAAGCTGATTCATAAAAACCATGAAATTAGAAAGTTTCATATTTTTCGGTGACATTCTGTATATGTACAATTGAGGTGGTTTTAAAGTTCTTCACTGGTGTATGCTGCCTGATAATGGACTCTCTGGTTTTCAATGATAACTTGGTCAGGTGAGGTttgtattttttcttctttcattttacaTTATAAGGCATTTTGAGTTGGTGCGAGCTTGCAAGGAAATTTGGTTGCAAATTCATATAGGGCCTAGGCACAAGTaattgtgggaaaaaaaatcagcaaGTAAATGTATCAGCAGGGGTGATTTATCTTGAATCATTTCTTGGTAGGTCAATGCCTACAGAGTCATTTCATGATTGGTTATCTATCTGCTTTTATCCCCTTGTTATAATCTTTTTGGATTTCAACAAGACACACAAATTAGTTGCCAGTGATGCTGGTGAAAATTGGCAGTGTCAGTGTGCTAGGGTGTCATAGACGAGCAACAATGTTATTGAAGAAGTGATGACAGTGGAGGCACGGTAGCTGTGTTATAGCATCTAAGTTGTGCTTGTAACAGTAATGCCTAGGGTTGCAAATGGCAGGTCTCTCAATCTTggctaataaaattaaaagcttCACAATGGAGTTGCATTTGGCTTGTTTTTCACTAATGGTCTAGGAATCGACCTCTATTTGAGCCAACCTGGAGTCGTGTGCAGGTGATTTGGTATTACAGTCTGGAAGTGCTAATGAGCTGGGTCAAGCAGCTCGCTGCTTGAGCTCAACTCAGAAAATTAGCAATCTCCAACATAGAGTTGAGTTTGACTTATTTATCTTCAGAACATTCTCCAACAAACCTCCAATTAAGCTGAGCCTGGGCAAACTAGAATAGTTAGGTTTGGCTTAGAGCCTTAGAATGCCAGCAATAGTGGAGGTGGCTGCTGTGGTGATGATGATGCTACTGATAAGAGGATCAGTCGAGTCTTTTAGCTTTAGAAAGCAATAATTTTTTGCTTTgaataaaacctttttttttccgtCTTTTTTGCTTCTGAAAAGTACTGTTAACCACCATTACTAAACTTGGGTTCTACTCTGTTATTTTCCGATCGTCAGTGGTTCAGCATTATAGAAATAGTTCCGTTGATTGCTAggttcaaaaattatatttttaggtcAAAGGCTTGTGTTGAGGAAATAAACTTTGGCAGTAGAAAGCCATGAACAGCATAtaagtcattaaaaaataaaataaaatccttcAAGCCAAAAATGGTGGAGTCAAGGAAACACAACTGGAGGAAGAATAAGCATGGTcgattgttggaattttttatgTCAAGCTTGTGCTCCATAATTTCCACTTTACTTTGAGATCCTATAGTTTATTAATCACAAATGGAATTAGAGAACATGCACACATATGTCTTAAAAATTCCAGAGAAGAAAGGTTTTGGAATTTAGTTTAGGCAACAAAAGGTGAAACCTGGGAAAAGGGTACTATTGGTGCTTAAAGATATATATTGTTTTGCTTCTGGTGTCATGTTATGTTGACTATGTGTATTTGATTTAAGCCATCATCTTTGTCGAATGTCGTGtcttgaattaaaaataaaaaatcagaactgcttttattattttggatTACTGTGGAGTTGGTCATCAACAAAGTATCAATCTTTTTGGTCCTATAAAGATATGATAATAGCAGGTGTTTCTATAACCATGTCTTGTAAGGATATGATGGTAGCAGGTGTTATAACCAtgttcttaaattttattttccttaatccCGAACAAAACCTTACAATCACATAGACGATTTGGATTCAAATTTTAGTGCGTTTGTTCACATGAGTAAAATTCAAAACGACTCTGCACTCATTTGCTTGTTCTTTACTACCGTATGAATGGTAAAGGAATGAAGCAGAAAAAAGGACATGATGACCTACTCTAACTTCCTGCTGTAAAATGCAATTCAAAGTATGGATGCAATTCTCTCTCACTCTCCCTCTCCTCCCTCTAGCTTGGTGTCTATTTATGAATGTTTCTTAGTCCTGCTTTATTGGTGTCTTGGTCTGTAATGTGAATATAATTTGTACTGCAACGCTTTCATTTCTGAAGGCATGCTTTTTTCTGCTATGttgataacatttattttttacgGTTAAGAAATTCCATCCTGAGATAGTAGAGATGAGGATCACAACCAATACCAGAATAGCCGATATTTCATTTCACACTAGGCAAATTGACATGAATGGTTCTTCCAATTCATGTTCATGAATGACTGTTCTAGTTTTGCAACTTTTCAGGACCTTTGTCTCAATCAAGGTTGTCTCTTACATTTGAATCTGTTTTCAAGATTTCAAGAAAGACATTCAACTACATCTGTTCACTTGTGAAGGAAGATATGATGGCCAAACCTGCAAATTTTAGTGCTTCTAATGGTAATCCTTTGTCTTTAAATGACCGAGTAGCCATTGCCCTCAGAAGGCTAAGCTCTGGTGAATCATTTTCCATTGTTGGTGATTCATTTGGAGTAAACCAATCAACTGTCGCCCAAATAACCTGGAAGTTTGTGGAATCCATGGAGGTAAGAGGTCTCCACCATCTACAATGGCCTTCAACAGAAGCAGATATGGAAGAGACAAAATCCAGTTTTGAGAAGATCCGGGGTCTGCCTAACTGTTGTGGTGCAGTAGACACCACACACATCAGTATGAGTCTATCTACAATGGGCACATCAAACAAAGTCTGGATTGATCACCAGAAGAAGCACAGCATGATCTTGCAGGCAATTGTTGACCCAGAAATGAGATTTCGTGATGTGATCACTGGATGGCCAGGAAGCTTGAGTGAGTCCTGTGTTCTTCAGAATTCAGGCTTCTTTAAACTTTCAGAAGAAGGGAAGAGATTAAATGGGAAGATGATAGAACTTTCAGAAGGAACATATTTGAGGGAATACATAGTGGGGGATGCAGGGTTTCCTCTTTTGCCATGGCTTCTCACCCCATACCAAGGAAAAGGGCTATCAGACTTTCAGTCTGAGTTCAACAAACGACATTTTGCAACACGAATGGTGGCACGTAGGGCACTGGCAAGGTTGAAGGAGATGTGGAGGATTATACAAGGAGTGATGTGGCGACCCGATACCAATAAGTTGCCAAGGATTATTCTTGTTTGTTGCTTGCTGCATAACATAGTGATTGATTTAGAGGATGGCGTGCAAGATGAGATGCCCTTTTCTTACAAGCATGATCCAGGTTATCGGCAACGAAGTTGTGAATCTGTCGACAAGACTGCCTTCATTCAGAGAGagaatctctctctctatttgtCTGGAAGGCTGCCTCTTTAGAAACacctttcttctctcttttctttcttccattgaaCTAATTTTTTTCTGTTTATTGAGGCTTTTTGTTTACACTGAAGCAAATGTATATCCGATCAGACGTCTTGTTGGTCGGCATAAAGAAAACTTAGAATGGATCCCACATTTTTTGTCTTACAGCTTCATGTGGAAGCAGGTGCGAAGGCTTCATTCTTTCTAGTTCTATTTCAGGCTGTACAGATCTTTCATGGCTTAATAAAGAGGCCATTGTCAACCTGGGAGGTGAAGGTGAAGGTGAAGGTGAAAAGGCTCTTAAAAGTTAAAGCCCAAATTGGTTTGTGTTATGCCGTTGGAAGCTTTAATGtaaacaatgttagttcaagaacattGATAGAATAATCAATATGAAGGTACAtaaggttttaacgtggtttaatcaaacatatttttatccACACATTAGACTTGAGAAAGAATCAAACATGCTTTTATCCACAAATGACAAAGAATCATTCCGCTTTAgcacaaaaaatattataaagggCATAACTAGATACAAATAgcgtaaagaatattataaaggATATAATTAGATACAATTATTAATTTCCTGAAACATCTTATATTTTCTTACTCTTTGTATCCATACCGTTAACCATAAGACACTCACTTATATCGATGTTTCCTATTCTTTCTCATATCTTTATTCATATCGTATAATATTTATCATCACATATCAACTTACGTAATAttctatacaattttttttacaaaaatgaatttatattaattaagaatttaaGATACTTTCCAGCAATTTTGCAATGCCCTTACAAGTCTAATCTTGTATTACTCGGATGAGAAGATCGGTTAAACACAAATGTCAAATAAAATGGCTTTCTTTCTCAAACATGTTTTAGTAGAAGCAAAAAAGCTCTTGACTATGGCTTGATGTAAAACATGACCAACATTACTAACCAACCAACCAACTTAGAttatagtgtttttatttgaaatgtttttttaaaaggagaataatctataaaatgtttttaaaaaaaaaa
Proteins encoded:
- the LOC100261614 gene encoding protein ALP1-like; the encoded protein is MEPSRGLKRKRKRKRKRKAEAKVEENGLATSPLSQPLPLDWWDDFSKRITGPLSQSRLSLTFESVFKISRKTFNYICSLVKEDMMAKPANFSASNGNPLSLNDRVAIALRRLSSGESFSIVGDSFGVNQSTVAQITWKFVESMEVRGLHHLQWPSTEADMEETKSSFEKIRGLPNCCGAVDTTHISMSLSTMGTSNKVWIDHQKKHSMILQAIVDPEMRFRDVITGWPGSLSESCVLQNSGFFKLSEEGKRLNGKMIELSEGTYLREYIVGDAGFPLLPWLLTPYQGKGLSDFQSEFNKRHFATRMVARRALARLKEMWRIIQGVMWRPDTNKLPRIILVCCLLHNIVIDLEDGVQDEMPFSYKHDPGYRQRSCESVDKTAFIQRENLSLYLSGRLPL